The genomic interval GCCAGCACCATGCTGCCTCTGCTGATGTGCCAGAGGCACTAGCTGGGCTCTGGCTTCTGTTCCCTTGTCAGCAGGCTGGCAACAGCCAAACCTCCCTGCCACCCTCCAACCATGGCAGACAATGCCCCTTGGCTCCAGCAAATGACACCCTCATCACAGGCACCTCAGCGGAGTCCAGCTAGGATGCCCAGGATCCCAGATCTTCTGCCTGCATGGCCCTGGGCAAGACACTGCCTACCTGCTTCCCAGTTTTCTCTACCTTCAGGGATCCCAGGAATCATCTTATATGACAGTTATGGGTCAGGGCCAGGCCCAGGATCAACTGAGGCCAGAAAGTCATTTGCCCAAGTTCAGCTTAGCAAGGTTGATAAAGGAGGGGCACGGAGGAGGGCCAAGCTGGGGTCTCGATCTTGTATGGCCCTTTGAATGGGGGTGAGACTACTTCTTATATGGAAAATGGGATTCACACTCCAAGCCTCTCAAAGGCCGGGAAGGCAACGATGTTCTGTCCCAGGACCCTGGGCCCTTCCCTGGCTGGAGGGAAGCATTCTAAACAGAGTACTGATGGCTGCGAGGCCAGTTCCAGGTCAAGGTGGTCCCACTCAAGTCTCCCAAGGCTCAGAAGTCAGGCCACTTGTCCACAGTGCACAGAAGCAGAGGTGGTCAAATATGCTCACCCCTGCAGCAAGGTCCCCCTCAGCCCATGTCTCTATGTTGTCAACAAGGACAGCAAGTGCCATGTGCTGGGTGGGTCCTCTGAACCAGGTCTTACTGGAGGCTGTGACCATGCAGTGACAGATCCAGCCTGTGTTCACATAGGGAACTGAGACTCATGGAGTAGAGGTGACATGTCTAAGGCTGCTGAGCAGGGATGGGGACACTGGCCTGCTGACTCCAGGAAAATATGGGGTTTTCAGCCCCTTGTGCGACCTCACCCAATGTGTCTATCCAAACGTGCTCTGAGCCACACTCGCTGAAGACTCCCATTTCCTAAGGCCCCAGGTGAAACAGACTGATAAGGTGAAGCCAGCTCCTCCCAAAGAAGCTGGCCAGGGGCCCAGTGGAGGACGTTGGAGCCGCTGGTAGGGCCTTCCCTCCAACCACACAGTGTTCTTCTCTAGTTTATTCAGGTGCAGTTCAAAAATATGAATAGGAAGCTGGAGCGCAGCGGGGAGGGGAGCCTGCCCACAGCAAGCAGCAGGGGGCCATGCAAGACAAAGGGAAGGGTTTACACAGGAGGTGACCTTGGACAGGGTCAGAGGCCAGAGGTGGAACACGGGGTGATGTGACAGGGGTCTCCCTGAAAAGGCAACATAGGAACTGAAACCTGGTGGCAGGTGGAGCCAGTCAAGGGAGAGCTGCAGGAGGTGGgctccaggcacagggcacagCCGTGCAGAGGCCGTGGACTGAGGCGGCCAGTGTGGCTGGCGCAGAGTGAGGCTGGCGCAGAGTGTGGCACAGGGTgaggagctgtgggaagacaGAGCGGGcagtgggccaggcctgggtcagGCTGGCCTGTGGGCCACCAAAGACTAGTTGGTTTTATGTGGGGGGCACCTGGAAGCCACAGGCAGATTGGGAGAAAGACTGGGGCATGACAGATGAACAGTGCGGAGGACTGTCCAAGGTCGCACACATGTTGTTCCAAAAGCCAAGCCAGGGTAGCCTAGGGCAGGCACAAGATCCTTCACACAGATCCTGGTGAGTCCCCTGAGGGAGGGGGGCAGGGCAGAGTGGCCCAGTCTGAGGCTCAGGTCTGCCCCTCTGGGCTGACTGGGGCTCTTCCATGCTGGGGGTGGGGATTTTGACACTACAAGGAGATGGAACCAGGGTGACTTCCCCCTCCCACCCTACCCCAGCTATTTACATTGACTGGTTTCCATGAAAACTAAGGTTCTTCTGGTCATGGACTGAGGGAATTCAGGCCTGCCCAGGCAGGGTAGGGGTGTGGCAAGGCTGCGGGTGGGCTGGGAGAGCTGGAGGGCCATGAGAggtggaggggggagggagggagggagggaggggagaggcctgggcaggaaggggggTGGCACCCACTGGAGAGCCCCAGGTTGTTCTGACCTCCATTGAACTACTGGGGTGACCTCAGTGTGTCCTCTAAGCTGGCTTCAGAGCAGGAAAATTAGGGTCTACAATATTTTGGGGGATCCCAGAACACCTGGGATGAAGGATGAGCACTGGGGGCAACAATAATGTCCATCCTACAGATGGAAAACCGAGGGTCAGAGAGGAGAAACAGGCTGCCAGAGACACCCCACCAGCAAAGACCATGACACTGCCAGTCCTCCTGGAGTGACAGGGGTGAAGTTGGCAATGCCTGGGAGCAACCCCAAACATGCCCACCCTGAATCTGTAACAGGGTTcccttgatgctttgactatgtcccttgtggctttgaaactaatgtttttttttttctttttcccaaccttcttttccctaaacttctcctccctgatcttctatttctcctccctaatctcattttctctgaatcacctctataaaaacccctctgttcctgctgatgggcagaatcacagcctttgggacaggagtcccctgtgtttctcctttattGGCAAAGCAATAaccctttttccttcttctcaaaactgtgtcctcgtTAATGGATTGGCACCGGGGACTCCAACACCCCTCAGAAGGGATCTATCACCTccaattctcatttcttttttctttttgtcagtgCTAGGGTTAGAACCcaggatttcttttataaatactaTGCAAGGGCTCtaacaatgagctacatccccaatctttttttttaactttgtttatgtggtgctgaggatgaaacccagtgtctcacatgtgccaggcaagtgctctaccactgagccacaaccccagccccactcccaaTCTTTTATAAATTTGGAGACATggtctaagttgtccaggctggcatcaaatctgtgatcttcctgccctggcctctataggtgctaggattataggtgtgtaccaccatgccactCCTCATTTTAAGAGGATCAAAACTGAAgctcagccaggtgcagtggcacacacctgaatctcagcaacttgggaggctgagacaagaggatcacaagttcaaagccagccttagcaacttagtgagaacctaagcaacttagcaagaccctgtctcaaaatgaaaaataaaaagggctgggaatgtggctcagtgataaactgcccctggcttcaatccccagtacccctccccacTAAAAGAAACTCTGAAGCTCAGAGATGTCATGTCACTTGCTCAAGGCCACAGAGCTGAGGTTAGGGTAGGAAGGCGATCTCTGTAACCTCCCAGAAACAGTACATGCTCATAAATAGTGAACTTGATCATGGACTCAGGAACCTTCCTGATTCAGGACAACAGGTGACAATATATCATATATTCCAAGCTGCTCCCAAAACCTCGAGGCCTCTCCAAAGGACCTTCCCTCTCCAAGTTGTTGGGATCAGTGCTGCAGTCCCCATATTCAGCCGAGTTACAAAAGAGACCCCTCCAGTGGTCTTTTATTATCAGGCACCACAGCTGGCCAGACCCTCAAGACAGATGAGCCTTGACCCCCGCCCCTAGCCAGCAGAGGGAGGTGTCCAGGACCCACTAGACAggtgagaagaaagaggaagagttcTGAAGGAACTTATCAGAGCAGGTGTGAGAACAGTCCCAGAACTGTCTGAGACTGGCTCACAGCGCTAACTTCAGATAGGACAGTGGGCAGCAGAATGTGCCCTTTGCCCCCCGGAAATGCTGAGAAGGAACTTCTGATAGGCAAGGGCATGGGGGAGGGGCAGGACTGTGGCTGCTAGCTGGCCTGGGGACACAAGATCCCAGGAGCTTGCTTTCTGCCTGGTCCATGCTTCCTTAGCCCTGCAGCCTTTACCTGGCACCCGAGAGAGGACAGTGTTTGCCATAGGGGAACAGAATATGGGGGGCAGAGTGGTGGGACACAGATCTCCCCTCATTTCTGTGTCATTcgactcacccaaggtcacagcCTAGACTGAGCCTGGGTTCATGGTGCCAGGTTACCCTTCTGGCCTGTCCACAATTCTTTCAGCTCAACTCGGCAGCCCAGGTCCCGCAGGGCGGCCTTGGCCACGTCCTCACAGTCTCGGTGGGCCGCTCGGGCCTGTGAAATGAGTGCCTCAGCCCCCAAGTCCAGGATGGGCTTGGAGAAGTCTTGGCTGCGGGCTACCAGGTTTCGGATCAGCATGCAGGCCTGTTTCTGGAGGAGAGACACTATGAGTTTCTGGGAAAGATGGACACCTATTATATATGCTGTGTAAAGAGTTATTCTATTTTTtgaggggtactagggattgaacccagggtgctttaccactgagctatacccagcaCTATCTAGTtctctagctattttgaaaaggGGTCTCAtgaagtcgctgaggctggcctcaaacttgtagtcctcttgcctcagcctccacaagtcactgagattataggtatgcaccaatGTACCCAGTCAGAtgtgattatttaaaaacatatattttcaatCCTCAGTTAAATCCCTGAATATAAAAACCAGAGAAACAGGGCCAACTGTATATTGTTACTCATTTGGTGGGCATCTGTAGCCTGCATTTTCTGTGCTTAGGTGTGAGGGACTGCCCTAAAGCATCCCAGTGTGGTGGGGCTCCTGTCACTAACAGAAGAGCAGATGGGAAGCAGGGAGCAGGAGGGTCTGCCAGTCAGAGTGAGAAGGAGTAGACAAGGTGATGGGCCAACCCAGAGGATGGAGCCCCAGAGTGGGGATCAGTGAGAACAAAGTCCCCGTGGGACCCAGCCTggtatggtttttattttttattttttggtattggggactgaacccaggagcatttaccactgaaccacttcctcagcccttttttaaattttgagacagggtctcacaaagttgcttagggcctctctaagttgcctactctggccttgaacttatagtCCTCCCGTcgcagcctcccaagttgctggggttacaggtatgcaccatggCACCCCACCTAGCCTGGTGTGTTTAAGGCCCCTGTGCTGGGAAGAGGAGAAGTGGGGAGGGGCCCAGGACCACAGGGAGGCGTCTAGTTCAGGCAGGAGTGAAAATGATGGTGAGGTATAGGTGGTGGGTCCCACAGCCAGCAATAAGATTGGTAGTCCAAGGAGGGGCTGGTAGCCTCCCAAAATCCCAGGCAGAGTCCCCTTTGTGCtaccccccttctcctccccaggtCTCCCTAAGAGATTTTCAAGAAAGTAGAAGAGTAAATGTACAAAGAGCAAAGGGAAGCTAGACTTGatggcacatggctgtaatcccagctactcaggaggctgaggcaggaggaacctaagtttgaggccagcctgggcaacttagcaagactctgtctcaagaaataaaaaaggctgaggatgtaaatcagtggcagagcatttttGTAGCATGATTAAGGCTCGGGGTTCCAcccacagtacaaaaaaaaaaaaaagaacaaatgaacaaacaaatggtTAGGAGAAAAGATGCCCCTGGAAGAGTTCAGCATTggttagaagatggaaaggaagGGTTGGGTGCGTGgcgtgcacctgtaatcccagtggcttaggaggctgagacaggaggatcattagttccatgccagcctcaacaacttagtaagacacatccaaaagggctggggatgtgcctcagtaggtgagtgcccctgagttcaatcctcagttcccccccccaaagaaaagatagaaaggaAGAGGCCTTGAGGGTTCAGGCTGTGGTGGAGACATGGGCAGGGAGAATCTGCTCTCACCTGTATGTTGGCCTCGTGCCCCACACCACTGCCTGCCCACCAGCTTCCTGTCCCCCCAACACAGTCCACCTCCACACAgatctcctgcctctgcccccatACCACTGCAAGTCAGCCTCCTGCTTGCCCCTCACATGCCCCCACCTTCCTTCCTCAACCACCCCCCACCCAATCCACCCCTGTCACCTGCACGCCAGCCTCCTGTGGGTGTGCCTTCATGGCCTGCAATGCGGCCAGGGCCCCGCCCTCCTCCATGATGACCCGGCTATTCTCTGGCTTTCGCAGGGCCAGGACACACAGGGCCGCACAGCTCTGCTCACATACCTGTGGGATCAGTCATGGGTGAGAGGCAGCGGAGACAAGGCAGATGGactccctccttcccccagccctcaTGGTCACCACCACCAGTGAGGGCACTGGCCCTGGCTGGATCTCAGGTAGCCTGGTGCTCACCCAGGACACTCAGGCCAGTATCTGAGACAGAGTCCAGGCCCCTTGCTCACCTCCCCTGGCCATGGCCCTGCTGAGAAGTGAGGAAGAGCAGAGCTCCAGGTGGACATGGAAACAGCAGGCCTCCAGCCGCCAACCCCACCCCACGTGCCCCTGAGGTGGATACCTGGGGGTTGGCCAGGTGCTGGGTCATGGCGGCCACAATGGACTCTGTCCCACCGGCTCGGACAATGGCATCCTTCACATCATCGTTGCCTGCGATGGCCCGCAGGGCGCTCAGCACTTGCTTGACAAGGTCCTGCACAGAAGGCAAGGCCTGGATGCACCCAGCCAGGTCCTCCTCCTGAGCTGGGCCAGGCGTGAGCCTCTGGGTTGCTAGACTGTGGGAGGGGTCttgaggaagggcctggggctgtTGGTCTGTTTCAATGACGGGTGTAGCTGTCCTGGGGAATGTGGGTAGCCTTAATGgcacagagaagggaagggaggcttCTAGAGGCAGACACCTGGGCTTAGGCCACTTGGGTCCAGGCAGGACATCTGGCTTACTTGATCACCCCTCCCTTCTAGGGATAGTGAACATGTGACttgggccctgggttccatcctcagcactattaaaaaaaaataataataataataactgggACTGCCAACTTCTGGGACAGAGTTGAGAGGAGAAAACCGAGGCCCCATCCTGGGACTGTCAAGTAAAATGCCTTCCCTCCTTTGCTGGGGCCAGTTCTAACTGGGCTCTTTGCCACTGCACAGAACAAGTCTGGCTGTCACAGCCAGGTGCCCCAGGGGCTTTTCTGTCAGCCTGCCTTGGACAGACGCATGCTGGCTGCATCCTGGGCCAAGCACAGGGAGAGAGGCTGATAAGCAGCTGCTAAATGATGGAGCGATGGTAGAGGACTCCCCTCCTGTCCCACGGAAGGAAACAGAGGCAAGCACCACATGCCATGACCGGGCCCTGCCCTGGTGAGCAGATTCCCCCATCCTCTTCCTCCCATTCCTTCCAGAACATAAAATGGTGCAAAAGGACAGCGAGgtaatctcagtaacttgggaggctaaggcaggagaatcacaagcccgatgccagccagggcaacttagtgagaccctgtcttaaaataaaaaataaacacgggctgggggtgtggctcagtggtagtgcatttgcctagcatgtgtgaggccgtgggttccattcccagtactgccAATAAAAAAAGGCGGGGGCGCAGGTTTGTTTTGCTCTGCAACTTTAGTTCCTATACTTGGGTTAGTAAAAAGAAAACTGTACCATGGTTCCCGGGTTGGCAGATAGCACCAACTTATTCTGACGGTGGCCTATCCTGCTGGCTGGGACTCAGAGGGGCAGGAGCCTTCgttgcaggaaacaataaatcaaacccCAGCCAGGGGCCGTGCACCCTCAAGGTTCTAGGCTCCTACCTGGTGGTTATTACAGTTGGCTAGCAGGGTCACCAGGATGCCGAGGCCCCCAAGGTCAACTATTTCCTGACAGAACTCATTACGGACAGCCAGGCGAGACAGGGTGCTGAAGAGCTCACTCAGGACACTGGGATTGTCGGAAAAGCCTGGAGGGAGACAAAAAATGCACTATTGGCTTTGGGAGAGACCctaggaagagggaaagggaccTTGGCTTGGTGAGGTCCTTATCCACTAGTGGAACCCAGTCCCTCTGCCTCAGAGGATAGCTGCCTGCACCAGAAAGGCCCCAGGAGTAGACAGGAGGGGCATCTCAGGCTGGCGCTGCCCCCTGCTGGTCGCTgatggaggagaggggagagcgcccctcctccacccttccaccccgGTGCTCTAAATAAATTCCAGACCAACTGATGGtctcaactaaaaaaagaaaaccataatagcaccaaaataaaacatCCGAGACTATTTTTATGATCCTGGGGTGGGAATGACAGAATAAGTGCAACAGAAAACCACAGAGGGACACACAGACTGAGCTGACGGGCAAAACACTAGTGTCCCAGACGAAGTTTGAGGTTCAACATGGGGAGCAGATGCCTGCCCTGGCGCCCACAGTGCAAATGATTCTCATTTTTCCTCCTGCAGCACTGGGGACTAAACCAGGGCACTCTATCAtcgagctacattccccagcccttcttttttatttgagagaggGTTTCCCGAAGTTGCTcaaactggcctcaaacctgcaatcctgcTAGGATAACAGGCAGGTGCCAGCaagctcagcaaatatttatttattttcttatttaaaaaaaattcattctacttagtgacacatgacagtagaatgtatcttgacatatcatacatagatggagtgtaacttcccattcttgtggttgtacgtgatgtggagttacactggtcgtgtattcatatgtgaacatagaacagttatgttcaattcattctactgtctttcccatctgGCAAATATTTATAACTGATAcagaggagctgggcatggtggtatacacctgtcactccagtgactcgggaggttgaggcaagaggatcttatgttcaaagccagccttagcaacttagcaaggctctaagcaacttagcaagaccctgtcttaaaataaaaaataaaaaacaggtttgggatgtggctcggtggtcacatacccctgggttcaattcccagtaccacacacaaaagaataataataactgaTACAGAGCTCTGGGATGGCCAGTGCATGTGTCTACTGGGTCTGGGTCCCAGAGATCCCTCCAAGGCTGATGTGGAGGTATTCTGTGGATGTGGTCACCAGCCACAACCAATTGCTGTTAAGTAAGGATCTGAGATGACCCTAGACCATGTggatgggcctcatccaatcaagAGAAGGCTTTAAGAGGGAAACCGGATTATCTGAGGAGAAAGACATGGCCCTGGGGCTGCCTGGCAGTCTCTACCCTGTCCTAAGAATTGCAGCTCACAATACAtgagcccttttttttttttacacaaagtaACTTCAGAGattgggggtgcagctcagtggtagagcatgtgctcagcatgtgtgaggccctggttccatccccagcaccaaaaatagaaaagcttcatatatacatatgctacATGTCCTTCTCTCTGGTGCCAGGCTAATTCAAGCTCCCATAAACAGACAGGAAAGATGAAACCTACCCAGAAAAGCAGCTCAATATGTAGTCAGCTTCTCTGGAGGTGTGCAGGGGACTGAAGCAGGCCTGGCTCCCTGGCAGACAGGCTTGGCTGCAGAGCCAGAGATACAGGGCAGCAGGAGAGGAGAACTCATTCTTCCAGCACCTCCTGTGTGCTGGACCTCTGTCAGGCCTTTGCTGGTAGGTGTGGTGGACATGGTGGAGGACAGAGGCTTTAGGGTCCAAAAGTCAGGGTATGGCTTCCTATGGCCAGCTCCCTGGTCACCCTGCACAATAATCTACAGCCAAATATGAACAAGAAAATGTCAACTTTCATCTTGGACTGACTCGGGAAGGCCGGCAAGACTCCCCGACTCCTGCTCTTTAGGGAattcctcttcctcatcttcttccatgtGGCTGGGCTCAGTGGGCCACCTCCATAAACATTTCCAGGGATGGGCAACAGACCCACTCCTGGCCAATGAATGCTTGCCTGGAACTCTTCAGGAGCCACCAGGAAGCATAAATCCACTTCTATTACTAGGGTAGCCATGTGAGTGGGACTAGGCCAATAGGGAAGAGGAGCCCGGACCTAGCCATACCTGAAGCAGTCTGAAACCctgattctttctctttctttctttgtttctttttgttagtttggtgcagggactgaatccaggctCTTGCTCATGCTGAGCACAACTCACCCTGGCCACAGCCTGCCTGCTGCTGCACTGTCACTGATCACATCAGCTGGGGCTCCTACCTTTGGCAGCCTCAATGAGCACCTTCAAGCCTCTGTTTTCCTGCACGATCATCTTGGCATGGTTGTGGGCGTTGCTGTAGGGCACACGAATGTCATCATCAAAGGTCATGATGCGGAGGGCCCAGCATGCCTCCCTCACCACCTCAGCATGCTGGCCATGCTGGGCAATGGCACTGGTCAACAGGGGTAGCACACCAGCCTTCACCAGGCCCTGCCGATTCTGCTCATGCTTTAGAGAGGCATGTCGCACACAGCGGATCCCAGAGCAGGTCAGGTTGGCTTCATTAGCACTCTGGGCCAGTGTGTCCACCAGCAGCTGTAGGCCTTGGGCATCTAGAAGGTCAGGCTGGCCATCAGTCAGCATTGACAGGGCGTTGAGGGCCTGGAGCAGAAGGTTCTGGTCTCCTGCAGCAGCCAGCTTCCAGGCAGCCAGGATAACGGGGTAGGCTCCTTTCTGGGCCGCCAGGAAGCGGCAGGCTTTGTGCTGTTTGCACTGGTCACAGAAGCGGGTAAGGTGGGTGGACACCTCTTCGGGGCTAGAGGAGGCCACAGATTTCTGCAGGTCACCCAGGGCCTGGGAGATAAAGAAGAAACTAGTGTCAGCTCAGCCCAGAGATGGGAACCCAGGGCCATGGTGACAGTGTCTGCATCCCTGCAGGGTCCCCTCCTCCAGGATCTGGGTGGAAGATGGAAATAATGTAGGGTCAAAAtttgccatcttccctcctcagacTTCTGCATGGGGGACCACAAGCACGGGGCCACCACCCCTGGCCATACTTATACTTTTTAGTGAGAAGGAAGGCCTCAGCTGTCTCAGGGTCCCTGCTAAGGAACTGCACACCTGTGTGTGGACATATTAAACATCCCACTCCTAGTTGACTTGGAGAAGCCGTAAGTGAACCCAGAAGTGAGGCCAGCCAAACAAAACTGACACAACTGCCATCGTCCACCCttagagggaaaaagaagaaagtcaccTTCATCAGATCTGCCCATCAAGATGTCTCTTTGCTGTACCTCTCATTCACTCCCCAAATATTTACAGAGTACTTGCCAAATATACACGGTTGATTTACCCAAATATAGCTCTAAGTCATGTGGGAAACatgatgaaagaaaacaatttgaacaGGGCAGATCAGTCTCGCTGCCATTCAGCAATACAATCTCAGGACATGCCTCAGCATGAGCTCAAGAGGAATCTGTGTGCTTAGAGCTGATGAGATCACTGGCACCAGCTCAGGCAAGGGCAACTGGACAGAAACCATCAGCTCAAAGGGCTTTGATTTGATCTTAACACTCATAAAGGTCAAAGATACCTATGAGCCGGCCCTCCCTAACTGTGAACCTAAATTGAGGATATGCTACCACACAAgagaatacttaaaaaaatgagtctgggggctggagttggggttcagtggtaaagtgctcgcctagaaCGTgcaaggttcaatcctcagcatcacataaatgtaaaaaaaaagatattgtgcccacctaaaaccgaaaaataaatattaaaaaaaaatgagtctgggaacctgggtgtggtggtacgtgcctgtaatcacagcaacttgggaggcagaggcaggaggatcgcaagtttgaggccagcctcagcaactcagtgagaccctcagtgacttagtgagatcttgtctcagaacaaaaaaattaaaaagggctggggatgtagcttggtggtaaggCACcagagttcaacccccagtacaaaaaaaaaaaaagttaggagctgatggtatagctcagtggtagagcttttgcctacTCTAAGGTTCTGGGTGCCattcccagcattgcaaaaaaataaaaattgggctggggatgtggctcaggcagtaacacgttcgcctggcatgcgcggggcgctgggtttgatcctcagcaccacataaaaataaaataaagacgttgtgtccactgaaaactgaaaaataaatattaaaaagttctctctctctctctttaaaaaaaaagaatttttaaaattttttatttatttatttattttttttttagtatttggcggacacaacatctttgtttgtatgtggtgttgaggatcgaacccgggccacacgcatgccaggcaagcgcgctactgcttgagccacatccccagccctaaaaaaaaagaattaaaaaataaataaaaataataaaaataaggggctgtggatatacctcagttggtagactgctagcctcgcatacacaaggccctgggttgaatccccagcaccacaaataaaaaataaataaaattcaacctTACTAGCAAAGGAGGAGAGTGGTGGGGACAACAAGGAGCCATTTTCACAAGACCTCTGCAAGGTCGGAGCCAGAAGGATCCTATATAAGGACACATTGCCCTTATGCAGAGTTGGGTTTGCATCCAAGGTGTCTCCTCCAACTTCGTCTTTTTTTTGGATACATGGTCTCACCATGTTGCCTagactagccttgaatttgcaatcctcctgcctcagcctcctgagtcactgggattacaggcctatgccaccatgcccagcttcaacAAGTGAGTTTAAATGTTTAATAGACTGGCTGTAAAGTGCTAATAAATGGTTGGTGTTCAATAAAGACTGCCTTACATCCTCCTCTtgcaattttctctctctctgggagGCCAGAAATGCTGTCCTATGCCACCCTCAACCCCAGGCTCCTTGAACCAGGGACAACCAAGAGCATGCTGTGGATTCTGACCTCAGATCATGGGCTCCATGTggagctcagcagccccccaaAGGCTGTGCTGCCCTCAGACTGGGACTCAGGGAGAGATGTGGCTGCAAACTCAAGCTGGCCTAGGCACACCAGGTAGGTCACTGACCTTCAGAGCCTGCCTTCTGCCATGAGGAAAGGGAAGAGCTATCCACCAAGATTATTCCAAAGTGATGAGGGACCTCTCACATGGGCTCCATGCTCCTACCTGTAAGATATCATGTGTGGGCTCCTGGGGTCCATCTGCAGAGACTTTAGGCACACTCTTTACAATGTTGCTCAGATCAACGCCTGTAAAGAGGAAGATAggaacactgaaaaaaagaagtgaCAACTGTCATCCTCTGGCCTATCAGTGGAAGTCACACCTCATGTCCCTTCTGCTGAGATACCCCCTTCAGGAGGTCTTTCAGGGGTCTTCCCAGTGCTTCTTTCTGCCTGACTCCTCCCCAGGTCAGCCAAAGGGAGCAGAGTGGTAGCCAGGCCATGGCCAAGTGGGGCCGCATCACTACTGCCA from Urocitellus parryii isolate mUroPar1 chromosome 3, mUroPar1.hap1, whole genome shotgun sequence carries:
- the Armc6 gene encoding armadillo repeat-containing protein 6, yielding MTSKRITQETFDAAVQENIEEFEMGPEEAVKEAMEQFESQGVDLSNIVKSVPKVSADGPQEPTHDILQALGDLQKSVASSSPEEVSTHLTRFCDQCKQHKACRFLAAQKGAYPVILAAWKLAAAGDQNLLLQALNALSMLTDGQPDLLDAQGLQLLVDTLAQSANEANLTCSGIRCVRHASLKHEQNRQGLVKAGVLPLLTSAIAQHGQHAEVVREACWALRIMTFDDDIRVPYSNAHNHAKMIVQENRGLKVLIEAAKGFSDNPSVLSELFSTLSRLAVRNEFCQEIVDLGGLGILVTLLANCNNHQDLVKQVLSALRAIAGNDDVKDAIVRAGGTESIVAAMTQHLANPQVCEQSCAALCVLALRKPENSRVIMEEGGALAALQAMKAHPQEAGVQKQACMLIRNLVARSQDFSKPILDLGAEALISQARAAHRDCEDVAKAALRDLGCRVELKELWTGQKGNLAP